The window CAGCGGCATCGTCAAGGACGTCGGACGCTGGGTCATGTCCGACCTGGGCGCGAGCGAGGCCTGGATGCCCGCCGTCACCGGCGCGCTCTTCCTGCTCCCCTATCTCCTCAGCGTGTTCCTGCTGAACCAGGTGCCCGAGCCCACCGCCGCGGACGTGGCGGCCCGGGTGCAGCGCGCCCCGATGAACGCGAGCGACCGCTGGGCCTTCGTGCGACGCTTCGCGCCGGGCCTGTTCATGCTCTTCCTGCTCTACTTCTTCCTCACCGCCTACCGCGACTACCGCGACAACTACGCCGTCGAGGTGCTGGGTCAGCTCGGCTACGCCGACGTCAAGGCGATCTTCACGAAGACCGAGATGCCCATCGCCTTCGGCGTCATGGGCACGCTTGCGCTGCTCAGCCTCGTCAAGAACAACCGCTCCGGGCTGCTGGTGGCGCTCGGCATCATGGGCTTCGGCGTCGCGCTCATGGGCGGGGCGACGCTCTTGCTCGACGCCGGCGCGATCTCCGGGCTGCTCTGGATGATCCTGGTCGGCATGGGCGCGTACCTCTGCTACGTGCCGTACGGCTCGGTGCTCTTCGACCGTCTCATGGCCTGCACGGGCTTCGTGGGCACCGCGGTGTTCGCGATCTACATGGCCGACGCGCTCGGGTACACCGGCTCGGTCGCCGTGCAGCTCTACAAGGACCTGGGGGCGGGCGACATGAGCCGCCTGGGCTTCCTCAGGTACATGACGTACGGCGTGTCGGCGCTGGGCGTGCTCATGATCGCCGGGTCGGGCGTCTACTTCGGGGGCATCTCGCGTCGGGCGCGCGACGCCGCTCCGCCCGCGGGCGCTTCCGCGCTGGGCGCGGCCCAGGGTGCGCGTCCGTGACGCCCCGGTACGACGTCGCGATCATCGGCGCGGGGATCATCGGGCTCGCGCACGCGTACGAAGCCGCCCGGCACGGGCTGCGGACCGTGGTGTACGAGCGTTCCCCGCGATGCGAGGGGGCGTCGATCCGCAACTTCGGCATGGTCTGGGTCGTCGGGCAGACGCCCGGGGAGAACCTCGCCCGCGCCAAGGTCGGGCGCGAGACCTGGCTTCATCTGTGCCGCGAGGCCGATCTGTGGCACGACGCGTCGGGAAGCCTGCACCTCGCGACGCACGAGGACGAACTGGACGTGCTGCGCGAGTTCGCCGAGCGCGGGCCCGGCCTCGGGTACGACGTGCGCCTGCTCGACCGCGGCGCGGTGGCGGCGATCAGCCCCGCCGCCCGGCGCGACACCGTGCTCGCCGGGCTCTACAGCGCCACGGAGGTCTGCGTCGATTCGCCCCGCGCCATCGCGGGCCTCGCCCGGCACCTCGCGTCGCGCTACCGCGTGGAGTTCCGCTGGAACGAGCGCGTCTCGCGCATCGAACACCCGGCGGTGCACAGCGCGTCGCGCGAGGGGGCGCACGTGGCCGAGGCCGCCCGCGTGCTCGTGTGCGCGGGGCACGAGATCGAAGAGCTCTTCCCGGGGGCCCTCGCGGGCACGGGCGTGCGCCGCTGCAAGCTCCAGATGATGGCCTTGGAGGCCCCGCCCCCGTCCTGGAAACTGGGCCCGATGATCGCCGGCGGGCTCACGCTGCGGCACTACGAGAACTTCGCGGTGTGCCCGTCGCTGCCCCGGGTGCGGTCCCGCATCGCGCGCGACACGCCCGACCTCGACCGCTACGGCATCCACGTCCTCGCCTCGCAGCACAGCACCGGCGAGATCATCGTCGGCGACAGCCACGAGTACGACGCCGACATCACGCCCTTCGACAACGCGACGATCGACGACCTCATCCTCGCCGAGCTGCGTCGCCTGGTGGATCTACCCTCGTGGCGCGTCGTGCGCCGCTGGCACGGGCTGTATTCCAAGCTCCCCGGGCGTACCGTCTTCGTGGACGAGCCGCGCCCGGGCGTGCGCCTCGTGTGCGCCGCCGGCGGCGCCGGCATGACCATGGCATTCGCCCTCGCCCGCGAGTGGTGGGGCGGCATCGGAGGAGACACACCATGACGACCGACTCCATCGTGCGCGGGGGCACCACCCCCGCCTCCGCCCCGCGAACCATCAAGGCGCTCGTGCTTGACTGGGCGGGCACCACCGTCGACTTCGGCTCGTGCGCGCCCGCCGCGACGTTCGTCGAGGCCTTCGCGCAGCACGGCGTCACCATCACGCAGGCCGACGCGCGGGCGCCGATGGGCATGGCGAAGCGCGACCACATCGCCGCGATCGCCCGCACGCCCGGCGCCACCGCCCAGTGGAGCGCGAAGCACGGGCGGCCCTTCGGCGAAGGCGACATCGACGCGATCTACGCCACGTTCCTGCCCCTGCAGGAAGCCTGCGTCGAGAGGTTCAGCGAGGTGATCCCCGGCGCGCTCGAGATGCTCGCGTGGATGCGCTCGCGCAGCATCCGCGTCGGCTCGGCCACCGGGTACACCCGCCCCATCATGGACCGCGTGATGGCGGCCGCCACGCGCCAGGGCTTCGAGGTGGATTGCATGCTCTGCGCCACGGACATCGAGCACGGGCGCCCGCATCCGTGGATCGTCTTCGAGAACATGCGCCGCCTGAACGTCTACCCCCCGGCGGCGGTCGTCGTCGTCGATGACACCGTGGTCGGCGTGCAGTCGGGCGTCAACGCCGGCGCCTGGGCCGTGGGCGTCGTGGCGTCGGGCAACCTCGTCGGCCTCGACCAGAAGTCGTTCGAGCACCTCCCCGACGCGGAGCGCACGCGCCGCATCGCCGACGCGCGCCGGACGCTGCTCGACGCCGGAGCGCACTTCGTGATCGACACCGTCGCCGACCTGCCTGAAGTGGTCCGCCGGATCGAGGCGATGCCGCGGAACTAGCCTCCGTCCCGTCCTTAGGGGCACGGCGCGCCGGCGACGACCTGCTCCAGGGCCGCGATGTCGTCCTGGTCGACGTTGCCGTCGCCATTGAAGTCCGGGTCCTGCGCCGAGCACGACGCGTCGCCCGCGACGACCTGGGTGAGGCACGCGATGTCGTCCTGATCGACGTTGCCGTCGAGGTTGAAATCGGGCTCGCAGGCCGGGGCCATCGGCGAGACCCACAGGATCGCGTCGCTGGTGAACGCCGGGCCGGGCGTGACGGCGATGCCCGCGACGTACCAGTTCACGCCGTCGTTCCAGATGCCCAGCGCGTTGGAGCGGAGGTAGCCGGTCGGGAGCACGTCGTGCAGGTTCTCGAAGCTGCCCGGCGTGCCGCTCCACACCAGCGCGCGGTAGTCGCTGCCGGCCATGCGCGCGTTGCCGGCCTGTCGTCCGTCGTAGGTGGCGATGGCCATGCCGTCGCGCCAGCCGGCGGGCAGGAGATCGACGTACGAATCGGCCGAACCGGTCCAGAGGGCCGGGTGCGAGATGCCCCCGCTCGCCGGGCCGTAGATTGCCCAGCCCGCCTGCTGGCCGTTGTGGGCGCCCAGCACCGCGGAGACCGAGATCTCCGGGACCTGCACGGGGTGCATGTCGACCCAGGACTCGGGCGTACCGCGCCACAGGCTCGCGTGCGAGAACCCGACCGACGCGTACCCCGCCTGCGTCTCGCCGTCGAGCGCCGTGATGATCGACTGCGTCGGGCCCGTGGGGTGCAGGCTGATGTAGCTCGCGGGCGTGCCCGTCCACAGGGCGGCCCTGGGCACGCCGTTCACCGTGACCCACCCAGCCTGCGTGGTGCTGTCCGCCGCGAGCGCGCGGGACTGCTCGAAGCCCGGCGGATGAAGGTCGACGTAGCTCTGGGGCGTTCCGCTCCACATCGCCGCCAGCGAGAAGTCGTCGCCCTCGTCGTTCACCACCGCGATGTACCCGACCTGCACGCCGGCGTGCGCGCCCAGCGCGGCCGACGCGAACAGGTTCGGCACGCCCGCGGGCGAGAGGTTGACGTACGACCCGGGCGAGCCGGACCACACCGCCGCCTGCGTCTCGCCGTTCACCACGACGATCCCCACCTGTTGCCCGGCGTGCACGCCGTACGCCTGCGAGGTGACGAGCCCGGGCGCGGTCGGTTCGAGATTGATGGCGGTCCACTGGCCCATCGCGGCGTACGCGGGGCACGCCGCCGCGAGCAAGGCGAAGAGGCGGGCGCGATCCGGTCGCGCGAGGGCAAACGTGCGGCGAGTTGAACGCATGGCGGCCTCCGGTGCGGGGCGCACGCCAGCGCTCCCGCGCTGCGCACCCCGGCGAACATGAACGTACCGCCGGACGCGTCGTTGGCAAGGCGAACCGCGTCGGTCGACGAAAACGAGGGAAACCTGTCGTTGGCGGTCGTCGCGCGCGTCGATCGCACAAAAAGAAAAGGGCCCCGGCGCGTTCGCCGGGGCCCAGAGTGCTGTCAGAGCGAGACGTGCTCTCTCAGGACGTGCGAGTCAGGTTAGGGGCAGGCGGAGCCGGCCACGACCTGCTCGAGAGCCGAGATGTCGTCCTGATCGACGTTGCCGTCGCGGTTGAAGTCCGGGTCAGAGCCCGAGCAGGACGGATCACCGGCGACGACGAGCGAGAGGCAGAAGATGTCGTCCTGGTCGACGTTGCCGTCCTGGTTGAAGTCGGGGTCGCACGGCGGGACGCCGACGACACCGGTCAGACGGATGTTGCTGACGACCCACCAGCCGGCGTCCATGTCGACGAAGCGGAAGCGGACGGTGTTCTGCGTGCCGTCGGTGGGGATGTTGACGCTGACGGGCTCATCGACCGTGGTGCCCTTGTTGGAGGGGTTCCAGGCGAGGACGGTCTGCCAGGAGGTGCCGCCGTTGAAGGAGGCCTGGATCATGCTGTTGTGACCGGGGGCCGCGTCCCAGCCCGAGCGGAAGGAGAGGAAGATCGAGCCCGGGTTGAGCTGGCCGATGGGGAAGTCCGGCGAGGACAGGATCGTGGTGCCGTCGCAGCCGCGAGCGTCGAAGTCGGAGACGAAGACGGTGGGAGCGCCGTGCTGGTAGCGGTTGCCGCCGCCGCCCGCGCGGGCCCAGGCCTCGGTGGTCCAGGCGTTCCAGCCGTAGAAGTCATCGCCGGGGGTGCAGTTCACGAGCCCGCTGTTGTCGACGGCGTAGTTGGGGTTCTGCTCCGTGACGGTCGAGAAGTAGAAGCACTGCGCGACGGGGGGCAGCTCGGTCGGGGGCGCCGACAGGTTCGGGACGTTCTCGAAGTCCTCGGTGAAGACGTTCGAGCCGTTGACCTGCACGACGACGTTGTCGATCGCCCACCACCAGTCGTTGCGGGACTCGATGAGGCCGATCTCGAACTTCACGTTCTCGGCGCCCGCGGGGATCGACGAGAGCGGGATGTTGACGACCTCGTTGGGGTTGTCGTTGTGGAAGAAGGGGCTCGGCGGGATGAAGATCTGCTGGCCCGACGCCGCACGCCCGCTGTCCGAATCCCAGCGGAAGATCTCGACCGGCGACTGAGGCACGCCGCCGACGGAGTAGGTCGCCTTGATCACGGCGGTCTGGTTGTTGGTGTTGCGGGCGGTGGCCAGGCCCGAGGTCGCGAACAGGCCGGACGTGCCGGGCGTGGTGATGTCGATCGGGAGGGTGAAGGTGTCGGGCCCCGTCACGGTGACGGTGCGAGCGCCGTTGACGGCGGGGACCGAGTCGGTGCCGCCGACGAAGATCACGTCGCCGGTGTTGAGGCCGTGCGGCGCCGACGTGGTGACGGTCGCCGGGTTGCCCGTGCTGATGCTCACGATGGTGCGGACCGCCGACGAGCTGGCGGTGAGGACCTCGGCCGGGACGGTGAAGGTGGTGGGGCTGGTCACGTTGATGCGGACGCGCCCGTTGAGCGTGGGAGCCGAGTTGCTGCCGCTGATGTCGACGTACTTCCCGTCGCGGAAGCCGTGCGGCGTCGCCGTCGTCACGACCGCGGGGTTCGTCGCGCTGATCCCCGTGATCACGGCCGCCGGCGGCAGCGGGCTGCAGGAGTTGCCGTCGTCGAACGCCTCGTCGCGCCAGGACGACACGAAGTTCAGCGACGCGGAGTTCACGGTCTGGGGCAGGCTGATCGCCGGCGTGGTCAGGAACGCGTTGAACTCGGCCTGCCCGTTCGCGAAGTCATCCCACTCGTCAGGATCGGCGATCGCCACGATGCCGTTCGCGAGGGTGAACTCGCTGCGGCGCTGGTTGTCCACGCGCTGCCACCACCAGTCCTTGAACGCGAACGCCCAGCCGCGCCACTCGGGGCGGCCGCACTCGGACGGGCATGCGCCGCACGGAGCCCAGACCGACGTCCAGTCCGTGGGGGGCGACAGCGTC of the Planctomycetota bacterium genome contains:
- a CDS encoding DUF5690 family protein, with the translated sequence MLRTRLERSPAIATVLFAMAVSFTTYLCMYAFRRPFTAGTFADLTFLGTGINAKTAYVISQLLGYTVSKYIGVKICSEMTRSRRAAALVLLIAIAQVTLVLFAVLPKDLKALAMFANGLPLGMVWGLVVWYLEGRRASEALLAGLSCSFIVGSGIVKDVGRWVMSDLGASEAWMPAVTGALFLLPYLLSVFLLNQVPEPTAADVAARVQRAPMNASDRWAFVRRFAPGLFMLFLLYFFLTAYRDYRDNYAVEVLGQLGYADVKAIFTKTEMPIAFGVMGTLALLSLVKNNRSGLLVALGIMGFGVALMGGATLLLDAGAISGLLWMILVGMGAYLCYVPYGSVLFDRLMACTGFVGTAVFAIYMADALGYTGSVAVQLYKDLGAGDMSRLGFLRYMTYGVSALGVLMIAGSGVYFGGISRRARDAAPPAGASALGAAQGARP
- a CDS encoding TIGR03364 family FAD-dependent oxidoreductase; amino-acid sequence: MTPRYDVAIIGAGIIGLAHAYEAARHGLRTVVYERSPRCEGASIRNFGMVWVVGQTPGENLARAKVGRETWLHLCREADLWHDASGSLHLATHEDELDVLREFAERGPGLGYDVRLLDRGAVAAISPAARRDTVLAGLYSATEVCVDSPRAIAGLARHLASRYRVEFRWNERVSRIEHPAVHSASREGAHVAEAARVLVCAGHEIEELFPGALAGTGVRRCKLQMMALEAPPPSWKLGPMIAGGLTLRHYENFAVCPSLPRVRSRIARDTPDLDRYGIHVLASQHSTGEIIVGDSHEYDADITPFDNATIDDLILAELRRLVDLPSWRVVRRWHGLYSKLPGRTVFVDEPRPGVRLVCAAGGAGMTMAFALAREWWGGIGGDTP
- the phnX gene encoding phosphonoacetaldehyde hydrolase — its product is MTTDSIVRGGTTPASAPRTIKALVLDWAGTTVDFGSCAPAATFVEAFAQHGVTITQADARAPMGMAKRDHIAAIARTPGATAQWSAKHGRPFGEGDIDAIYATFLPLQEACVERFSEVIPGALEMLAWMRSRSIRVGSATGYTRPIMDRVMAAATRQGFEVDCMLCATDIEHGRPHPWIVFENMRRLNVYPPAAVVVVDDTVVGVQSGVNAGAWAVGVVASGNLVGLDQKSFEHLPDAERTRRIADARRTLLDAGAHFVIDTVADLPEVVRRIEAMPRN